Proteins encoded within one genomic window of Acidihalobacter prosperus:
- a CDS encoding zinc-ribbon domain-containing protein → MAIISCPECGHQVSDKAASCPSCGTPLAAAATSARVIEQTGKGLKAQQLLSILLLLVGVVFAIAASSGGGSSSGGIGLGGIMIMIGFLWYAVVRFRIWWHHR, encoded by the coding sequence ATGGCCATCATCAGTTGCCCGGAATGCGGGCACCAGGTATCTGACAAAGCGGCATCGTGCCCTTCATGCGGTACGCCGTTGGCAGCCGCGGCAACATCTGCCCGCGTCATCGAACAAACGGGCAAAGGATTGAAGGCACAGCAGCTGCTGTCGATCTTGCTGCTGCTTGTTGGCGTGGTGTTTGCGATCGCGGCCTCCAGTGGTGGTGGATCAAGTTCAGGAGGCATCGGATTGGGCGGCATCATGATCATGATCGGCTTCCTGTGGTATGCCGTGGTCCGCTTCCGAATCTGGTGGCATCACCGTTAA
- a CDS encoding DUF6631 family protein: protein MTDKTQETQASDNEAEILFPDRQIEIGGEIVTVREFGFKEGMRLAPIAQPIIDSMGAEVEKEAGPSMQALNDALYAHPDQMVQLMAAACDRPVEWIDALSDSDGLDLLWLFWGVNARFFTRRLVLRQAFRKAEQQTAGAGSTPGDRKAPASETSTTP from the coding sequence ATGACCGACAAGACTCAGGAGACCCAGGCGTCGGACAACGAGGCCGAGATCTTGTTCCCCGATCGGCAGATCGAGATCGGGGGCGAGATCGTCACGGTGCGCGAGTTCGGTTTCAAGGAAGGCATGCGGCTGGCACCCATTGCTCAGCCCATCATCGACAGCATGGGTGCGGAGGTAGAGAAGGAAGCAGGCCCATCCATGCAGGCGCTGAACGACGCGCTGTACGCGCATCCCGATCAGATGGTGCAGCTCATGGCGGCCGCCTGCGATCGCCCGGTCGAGTGGATCGACGCGCTGTCGGACAGTGACGGTCTGGATCTGCTTTGGCTGTTCTGGGGCGTCAACGCGCGTTTTTTCACGCGCCGCCTGGTGCTGCGCCAGGCGTTCAGGAAAGCCGAACAGCAGACGGCCGGCGCCGGGTCTACGCCAGGCGACCGAAAGGCCCCAGCCTCGGAGACATCTACGACGCCCTGA
- a CDS encoding phage tail tube protein: MLTEQYFRGQGPILVAGLDANGNPLEFEETGDASGCLFSPSASVVSKQEHKSGLSREDNRFYHGLKVDLELDYESWLPDDIARYLWGVSTAKVAGSVSSETINGTLKQNAIYRLDNPNVSALVITDSAGTPKTLVAGTDYTENDVHGSFQLLADPTTLTAPLKASYSYGVSTDVGMMMSVPAEVWVRLEAVNSAAGGKPQLIEFYRCVFEPASNMGAISDTYMAPKLKGGALFASARPVDPILGQYGRVTAIG, encoded by the coding sequence ATGCTCACCGAACAGTACTTCCGCGGCCAGGGGCCGATTCTGGTTGCCGGCCTGGATGCCAATGGCAATCCGCTGGAATTCGAGGAAACGGGCGATGCCAGCGGCTGCCTGTTCTCGCCGTCGGCATCGGTCGTCAGCAAGCAGGAGCACAAGTCGGGCCTGTCGCGCGAGGACAACCGTTTTTACCACGGCCTCAAGGTCGATCTGGAGCTGGACTACGAGTCGTGGCTGCCCGATGACATCGCCCGATATCTGTGGGGCGTCTCCACCGCCAAGGTCGCGGGCAGCGTCTCGTCCGAGACGATCAACGGCACCCTCAAGCAGAACGCGATCTATCGCCTGGACAATCCGAATGTCAGCGCCCTGGTGATCACGGACTCGGCCGGCACGCCGAAGACACTCGTGGCCGGCACCGACTATACCGAGAACGACGTACACGGGTCGTTCCAGTTGCTTGCCGACCCCACGACGCTCACCGCTCCCCTCAAGGCTTCCTACAGCTACGGCGTGTCGACTGACGTCGGGATGATGATGAGCGTTCCGGCCGAGGTCTGGGTGCGTCTCGAGGCGGTGAATTCGGCCGCGGGCGGCAAGCCGCAGCTGATCGAGTTCTACCGCTGCGTCTTCGAGCCGGCCAGCAACATGGGCGCGATCTCGGATACTTATATGGCGCCCAAGCTCAAGGGTGGCGCGCTGTTCGCTTCCGCGCGCCCGGTCGACCCGATCCTCGGCCAGTACGGTCGCGTCACGGCCATCGGTTAA
- a CDS encoding DUF7210 family protein has product MPPDQPKQKQFDVTIAIENHKHAGVLVPKGATIQATLPEARWLEAQGIGKPAQPLPADQKPAAPTPAPTTQTGKQEG; this is encoded by the coding sequence ATGCCCCCTGATCAGCCGAAACAGAAACAGTTCGACGTGACCATCGCCATCGAGAACCACAAACACGCCGGCGTCTTGGTACCCAAGGGCGCCACGATCCAGGCCACGCTGCCCGAGGCGCGCTGGCTCGAGGCGCAGGGGATCGGCAAGCCCGCGCAGCCGCTGCCGGCCGATCAGAAACCCGCCGCGCCGACGCCGGCGCCGACCACTCAGACCGGCAAGCAGGAGGGTTAA